One Vitis vinifera cultivar Pinot Noir 40024 chromosome 8, ASM3070453v1 genomic window carries:
- the LOC100240770 gene encoding uncharacterized protein LOC100240770 isoform X2: MKISRKPKKPDPSSKLVLEEIIGLTTKNANGLASSIKNGNCVYMAGYVAVVYNVDSGTQSHLMVSHRMPKPLNCVAVSQDGRFIAAGESGHQPAVLVWDSKTLAFISELKCHQYGVVCIAFSPDGKHLVSVGFPHDGYICLWDWQRGLLVAKLKSSSSCSAIASVSFSSDGKLIITAGKKHLKFWMVGSSTRLRTDTGTGSIAMHGKPINLGYHKGSSFTSVSSPIWASSSLGGKEETCELFPIYALTDVGVLCLLDSGLSVQKSVDLEVEKGFALSTSDKLIACACSNGIVQLFTIETLEYAGSLQYSQSKICEEAKNKICHAEVSKTNCQLGPTLPDAIACQFSTSRKLVVVYGDHSLYIWDIHDVHKASRCCVLVSHSACIWDIKSLSCENMHDPSLACVARGCYGGVSFATCSADGNIRLWDLALQSDISEDTTSKLAVDHCSLITEPVGTTHLVSAGILESENVGSGVGTQGFRSMAVSSDGKYLAAGDCQGNLHIYNLHTSDYTCFQDAHDAEILSLSFNLPSRKDFTSHEIKSHYFLASGGRDRLIHLYDVERNFDLVGSADDHSASVTSVKLTSNGSKILSCSADRSLVFRDVAVMATGCKISRRHHQMASHGTVYDMAVDPKLEVAITVGQDKKINTFNIASGKLIKSLKQDGDLGDPIKVTIDPSCTYLVCSYSNKSICMYDFITGEMVAQEMGHSEVITGVIFLPDCKHIISVGGDSCIFVWKLPTSLSSRMLQRIKESSDPLSPASMLLPLSSSRRILSLEEDYHLCEINPEDKSLPTDFNKVNRSVRQEKNHQETSAFKFSISRLPKWARSKVTSSENAHGDAVVISSEMELKNFSPIVGSCDGHDFVYPEVQTPPKHDMGDKKQCLGTIFSSSSDTDCSGSSSMPPEIHRNFAMDNRWLTIHTVCLDLLNSPEIWDVNDMRTPVSSPHLLQSMAVETPINEEHKEISSRGHTVVNHFSVEHPSSHGNHVVDDGPEATLSGHPQYHAPGSMFENNDQLCVHNASACNYDVVSEVSAQLQSNTTESRVQTNLDFKSQDNDLFNQHFSNLSTVPKTEGRKSSGRRRFSARFVVRQDCIGDCSRLFETYIKDLGSETLNCGEESSLHSIFKNPSIPGLEEPQLIDAFEQDTNNSPQGSLSSSHTESQSECFVQKNSLCMEVREVRDQKECIIKGTEMEEPIIACKKALICLDAAAGSALRLFSNLENLVSREEISSGPEADLYHHAAELLPSIAEKVNAIAKLVQASKNNLCGKTRKEFSTLEPLLGTFAENLS, from the exons ATGAAAATCAGTCGCAAACCCAAGAAACCAGATCCATCTTCAAAG CTGGTTTTGGAAGAAATCATTGGCTTGACGACAAAGAATGCCAATGGGTTGGCTTCCAGCATCAAGAATGGGAATTGTGTTTACATGGCTGGCTATGTTGCGGTGGTTTACAATGTGGATTCGGGCACTCAGTCCCATCTCATGGTGTCTCATCGAATGCCAAAGCCTTTGAACTGTGTTGCTGTCTCGCAGGATGGGCGTTTCATTGCTGCTGGAGAG TCAGGGCACCAACCTGCAGTGCTAGTGTGGGACTCTAAGACTCTGGCTTTCATATCTGAACTGAAATGTCATCAATATGGGGTTGTATGCATTGCCTTTTCACCTGATG ggAAACATCTGGTGTCTGTTGGATTTCCACATGATGGATATATCTGCCTTTGGGACTGGCAAAGAGGGTTGCTGGTTGCAAAGCTTAAATCAAGTTCGTCTTGTTCTGCCATTGCATCTGTTAGCTTCTCATCAGatggaaaattaattataacagCGGGAAAGAAGCACTTGAAGTTTTGGATGGTTGGATCTTCAACAAGGCTTCGCACAGATACTGGCACTGGGTCAATAGCAATGCATGGAAAACCTATTAATCTTGGTTATCATAAAGGAAGCTCTTTTACATCGGTCTCATCCCCCATTTGGGCTTCTAGTAGTCTGGGTGGTAAAGAAGAGACTTGTGAATTGTTTCCTATCTATGCACTAACCGATGTAG GTGTTTTATGCTTACTGGATTCTGGGTTGTCAGTACAAAAGTCAGTGGATTTAGAG GTTGAGAAAGGTTTTGCACTATCTACGTCCGACAAGTTAATTGCTTGTGCATGCAGTAATGGAATTGTACAACTCTTTACCATTGAAACTCTTGAATATGCTGGAAGTTTACAATATTCACAGTCCAAAATATGTGAAGAGGCAAAGAATAAGATTTGTCATGCAGAAGTCTCAAAAACGAATTGTCAACTTGGTCCTACACTTCCTGATGCAATTGCCTGTCAATTCTCAACCTCAAGGAAGCTTG TGGTTGTTTATGGAGATCACAGTCTTTATATATGGGACATTCATGACGTACACAAG GCTAGCAGGTGCTGTGTGCTTGTCTCACATAGTGCATGCATATGGGATATCAAGAGTCTCTCTTGTGAAAACATGCATGATCCGTCTCTTGCATGTGTAGCTAGGGGTTGTTATGGTGGAGTTTCTTTTGCAACATGTTCTGCGGATGGTAATATTAGGTTATGGGATCTTGCCTTGCAATCTGATATTTCAGAGGATACCACATCCAAACTTGCCGTGGACCATTGTTCTTTAATTACTGAACCTGTGGGGACTACACACTTAG TAAGTGCAGGGATCCTTGAAAGTGAGAATGTGGGTTCTGGTGTTGGCACACAAGGATTTCGATCTATGGCAGTTAGCTCAGATGGAAAGTACCTGGCTGCTGGTGACTGCCAGGGAAACCTGCACATTTACAATCTACACACTTCTGATTATACCTGTTTCCAG GATGCTCATGATGCAGAGATTCTATCATTGAGCTTTAACTTGCCAAGCAGGAAGGATTTTACTTCTCATGAAATTAAAAGCCATTACTTCCTTGCATCTGGGGGACGAGATCGTTTAATCCATCTTTATGATGTTGAGAG GAATTTTGATCTTGTTGGAAGTGCTGATGATCATTCAGCTTCTGTGACTTCTGTAAAACTCACTTCCAATGGCAGTAAGATTCTTAGTTGCAGTGCTGATCG GTCTCTAGTGTTCCGTGATGTGGCTGTAATGGCTACTGGTTGTAAGATCTCCCGTCGCCATCATCAAATGGCATCTCATGGCACTGTGTATGACATGGCTGTTGATCCAAAATTGGAGGTTGCTATTACAGTTGGACAG GATAAGAAGATAAACACATTCAACATTGCTTCTGGGAAacttattaaatcattaaagcAAGATGGAGATTTGGGAGACCCAATAAAG GTCACCATTGACCCAAGCTGCACTTACCTTGTTTGTTCCTACTCTAACAAGTCCATCTGCATGTATGACTTTATCACGGGAGAGATGGTTGCACAAGAAATGGGGCATAGTGAAGTTATAACTGGTGTTATTTTCTTACCTGACTGCAAGCACATTATTTCT GTAGGTGGTGATAGCTGtatttttgtttggaaattgCCGACCTCTTTGTCTTCAAGGATGCTGCAGAGAATCAAGGAAAGTTCTGATCCTTTGTCTCCAGCAAGCATGCTCCTGCCGCTCTCATCAAGTCGTCGGATCTTGTCCCTTGAAGAGGATTACCACCTATGCGAAATCAATCCTGAAGATAAATCCTTGCCAACAGATTTCAACAAAGTCAATCGAAGTGTGCGACAAGAAAAGAATCATCAAGAGACCTCAGCATTTAAATTTAGCATTTCAAGACTTCCTAAGTGGGCACGATCTAAAGTAACTAGTTCTGAGAATGCCCATGGAGATGCTGTGGTCATTTCATCTGAG ATGGAACTGAAAAATTTCTCCCCCATAGTCGGTAGTTGTGATGGACATGATTTTGTGTACCCTGAAGTTCAAACTCCTCCTAAACATGATATGGGAGATAAAAAGCAGTGCCTTGGTACCATATTCAGCAGTTCATCTGATACTGATTGCAGTGGAAGTTCTTCCATGCCTCCAGAAATCCATAG AAATTTTGCTATGGACAATCGTTGGCTCACAATTCACACTGTTTGTCTGGATCTACTGAACTCCCCAGAGATTTGGGACGTCAATGACATGAGGACGCCAGTGTCCAGCCCACATTTAT TACAAAGCATGGCTGTAGAGACACCAATTAATGAAGAGCACAAAGAAATTTCATCAAGAGGTCACACAGTAGTGAATCATTTTTCTGTGGAGCACCCTTCAAGCCATGGTAACCATGTTGTAGATGATGGACCAGAGGCGACTTTAAGTGGACATCCTCAATATCATGCTCCTGGGTCTATGTTTGAGAACAATGATCAACTTTGTGTTCATAATGCAAGTGCATGCAATTATGATGTTGTTAGTGAAGTGTCAGCACAGTTGCAATCAAACACAACTGAGAGCAGGGTGCAAACAAATTTAGACTTCAAGTCCCAAGACAATGACCTGTTCAACCAGCATTTCAGTAATTTATCGACTGTACCAAAG ACAGAGGGAAGGAAATCTTCAGGTAGGAGAAGATTCTCTGCGCGTTTTGTTGTGCGGCAAGACTGTATTGGAGACTGCAGTAGACTTTTTGAGACTTACATTAAAGATTTAGGTAGTGAAACCTTGAATTGTGGGGAAGAATCGTCCTTGCACTCTATATTTAAGAATCCGTCAATTCCAGGGCTTGAAGAACCACAGTTAATAGATGCTTTTGAACAG GACACCAATAACTCACCTCAAGGCTCGCTGAGCTCAAGTCACACAGAGTCTCAAAGTGAATGCTTTGTCCAAAAAAATTCGTTGTGTATGGAAGTAAGAGAAGTCAGAGACCAGAAGGAATGTATTATTAAGGGAACTGAAATGGAGGAACCTATAATTGCATGCAAGAAGGCATTGATCTGTTTGGATGCTGCAGCTGGGAGTGCACTCCGGTTATTTTCTAATTTGGAAAATTTGGTTTCTAGAGAAGAGATTTCAAGTGGGCCTGAAGCTGATTTATACCATCATGCAGCAGAGCTGCTACCATCAATAGCAGAGAAGGTTAATGCCATTGCCAAATTGGTGCAAGCCAGCAAGAATAATTTGTGTGGAAAAACTAGAAAGGAATTTTCAACCCTTGAACCTCTGTTAGGAACATTTGCGGAGAATCTCTCATGA
- the LOC100240770 gene encoding uncharacterized protein LOC100240770 isoform X1: protein MKISRKPKKPDPSSKLVLEEIIGLTTKNANGLASSIKNGNCVYMAGYVAVVYNVDSGTQSHLMVSHRMPKPLNCVAVSQDGRFIAAGESGHQPAVLVWDSKTLAFISELKCHQYGVVCIAFSPDGKHLVSVGFPHDGYICLWDWQRGLLVAKLKSSSSCSAIASVSFSSDGKLIITAGKKHLKFWMVGSSTRLRTDTGTGSIAMHGKPINLGYHKGSSFTSVSSPIWASSSLGGKEETCELFPIYALTDVGVLCLLDSGLSVQKSVDLEVEKGFALSTSDKLIACACSNGIVQLFTIETLEYAGSLQYSQSKICEEAKNKICHAEVSKTNCQLGPTLPDAIACQFSTSRKLVVVYGDHSLYIWDIHDVHKASRCCVLVSHSACIWDIKSLSCENMHDPSLACVARGCYGGVSFATCSADGNIRLWDLALQSDISEDTTSKLAVDHCSLITEPVGTTHLVSAGILESENVGSGVGTQGFRSMAVSSDGKYLAAGDCQGNLHIYNLHTSDYTCFQDAHDAEILSLSFNLPSRKDFTSHEIKSHYFLASGGRDRLIHLYDVERNFDLVGSADDHSASVTSVKLTSNGSKILSCSADRSLVFRDVAVMATGCKISRRHHQMASHGTVYDMAVDPKLEVAITVGQDKKINTFNIASGKLIKSLKQDGDLGDPIKVTIDPSCTYLVCSYSNKSICMYDFITGEMVAQEMGHSEVITGVIFLPDCKHIISVGGDSCIFVWKLPTSLSSRMLQRIKESSDPLSPASMLLPLSSSRRILSLEEDYHLCEINPEDKSLPTDFNKVNRSVRQEKNHQETSAFKFSISRLPKWARSKVTSSENAHGDAVVISSEQMELKNFSPIVGSCDGHDFVYPEVQTPPKHDMGDKKQCLGTIFSSSSDTDCSGSSSMPPEIHRNFAMDNRWLTIHTVCLDLLNSPEIWDVNDMRTPVSSPHLLQSMAVETPINEEHKEISSRGHTVVNHFSVEHPSSHGNHVVDDGPEATLSGHPQYHAPGSMFENNDQLCVHNASACNYDVVSEVSAQLQSNTTESRVQTNLDFKSQDNDLFNQHFSNLSTVPKTEGRKSSGRRRFSARFVVRQDCIGDCSRLFETYIKDLGSETLNCGEESSLHSIFKNPSIPGLEEPQLIDAFEQDTNNSPQGSLSSSHTESQSECFVQKNSLCMEVREVRDQKECIIKGTEMEEPIIACKKALICLDAAAGSALRLFSNLENLVSREEISSGPEADLYHHAAELLPSIAEKVNAIAKLVQASKNNLCGKTRKEFSTLEPLLGTFAENLS from the exons ATGAAAATCAGTCGCAAACCCAAGAAACCAGATCCATCTTCAAAG CTGGTTTTGGAAGAAATCATTGGCTTGACGACAAAGAATGCCAATGGGTTGGCTTCCAGCATCAAGAATGGGAATTGTGTTTACATGGCTGGCTATGTTGCGGTGGTTTACAATGTGGATTCGGGCACTCAGTCCCATCTCATGGTGTCTCATCGAATGCCAAAGCCTTTGAACTGTGTTGCTGTCTCGCAGGATGGGCGTTTCATTGCTGCTGGAGAG TCAGGGCACCAACCTGCAGTGCTAGTGTGGGACTCTAAGACTCTGGCTTTCATATCTGAACTGAAATGTCATCAATATGGGGTTGTATGCATTGCCTTTTCACCTGATG ggAAACATCTGGTGTCTGTTGGATTTCCACATGATGGATATATCTGCCTTTGGGACTGGCAAAGAGGGTTGCTGGTTGCAAAGCTTAAATCAAGTTCGTCTTGTTCTGCCATTGCATCTGTTAGCTTCTCATCAGatggaaaattaattataacagCGGGAAAGAAGCACTTGAAGTTTTGGATGGTTGGATCTTCAACAAGGCTTCGCACAGATACTGGCACTGGGTCAATAGCAATGCATGGAAAACCTATTAATCTTGGTTATCATAAAGGAAGCTCTTTTACATCGGTCTCATCCCCCATTTGGGCTTCTAGTAGTCTGGGTGGTAAAGAAGAGACTTGTGAATTGTTTCCTATCTATGCACTAACCGATGTAG GTGTTTTATGCTTACTGGATTCTGGGTTGTCAGTACAAAAGTCAGTGGATTTAGAG GTTGAGAAAGGTTTTGCACTATCTACGTCCGACAAGTTAATTGCTTGTGCATGCAGTAATGGAATTGTACAACTCTTTACCATTGAAACTCTTGAATATGCTGGAAGTTTACAATATTCACAGTCCAAAATATGTGAAGAGGCAAAGAATAAGATTTGTCATGCAGAAGTCTCAAAAACGAATTGTCAACTTGGTCCTACACTTCCTGATGCAATTGCCTGTCAATTCTCAACCTCAAGGAAGCTTG TGGTTGTTTATGGAGATCACAGTCTTTATATATGGGACATTCATGACGTACACAAG GCTAGCAGGTGCTGTGTGCTTGTCTCACATAGTGCATGCATATGGGATATCAAGAGTCTCTCTTGTGAAAACATGCATGATCCGTCTCTTGCATGTGTAGCTAGGGGTTGTTATGGTGGAGTTTCTTTTGCAACATGTTCTGCGGATGGTAATATTAGGTTATGGGATCTTGCCTTGCAATCTGATATTTCAGAGGATACCACATCCAAACTTGCCGTGGACCATTGTTCTTTAATTACTGAACCTGTGGGGACTACACACTTAG TAAGTGCAGGGATCCTTGAAAGTGAGAATGTGGGTTCTGGTGTTGGCACACAAGGATTTCGATCTATGGCAGTTAGCTCAGATGGAAAGTACCTGGCTGCTGGTGACTGCCAGGGAAACCTGCACATTTACAATCTACACACTTCTGATTATACCTGTTTCCAG GATGCTCATGATGCAGAGATTCTATCATTGAGCTTTAACTTGCCAAGCAGGAAGGATTTTACTTCTCATGAAATTAAAAGCCATTACTTCCTTGCATCTGGGGGACGAGATCGTTTAATCCATCTTTATGATGTTGAGAG GAATTTTGATCTTGTTGGAAGTGCTGATGATCATTCAGCTTCTGTGACTTCTGTAAAACTCACTTCCAATGGCAGTAAGATTCTTAGTTGCAGTGCTGATCG GTCTCTAGTGTTCCGTGATGTGGCTGTAATGGCTACTGGTTGTAAGATCTCCCGTCGCCATCATCAAATGGCATCTCATGGCACTGTGTATGACATGGCTGTTGATCCAAAATTGGAGGTTGCTATTACAGTTGGACAG GATAAGAAGATAAACACATTCAACATTGCTTCTGGGAAacttattaaatcattaaagcAAGATGGAGATTTGGGAGACCCAATAAAG GTCACCATTGACCCAAGCTGCACTTACCTTGTTTGTTCCTACTCTAACAAGTCCATCTGCATGTATGACTTTATCACGGGAGAGATGGTTGCACAAGAAATGGGGCATAGTGAAGTTATAACTGGTGTTATTTTCTTACCTGACTGCAAGCACATTATTTCT GTAGGTGGTGATAGCTGtatttttgtttggaaattgCCGACCTCTTTGTCTTCAAGGATGCTGCAGAGAATCAAGGAAAGTTCTGATCCTTTGTCTCCAGCAAGCATGCTCCTGCCGCTCTCATCAAGTCGTCGGATCTTGTCCCTTGAAGAGGATTACCACCTATGCGAAATCAATCCTGAAGATAAATCCTTGCCAACAGATTTCAACAAAGTCAATCGAAGTGTGCGACAAGAAAAGAATCATCAAGAGACCTCAGCATTTAAATTTAGCATTTCAAGACTTCCTAAGTGGGCACGATCTAAAGTAACTAGTTCTGAGAATGCCCATGGAGATGCTGTGGTCATTTCATCTGAG CAGATGGAACTGAAAAATTTCTCCCCCATAGTCGGTAGTTGTGATGGACATGATTTTGTGTACCCTGAAGTTCAAACTCCTCCTAAACATGATATGGGAGATAAAAAGCAGTGCCTTGGTACCATATTCAGCAGTTCATCTGATACTGATTGCAGTGGAAGTTCTTCCATGCCTCCAGAAATCCATAG AAATTTTGCTATGGACAATCGTTGGCTCACAATTCACACTGTTTGTCTGGATCTACTGAACTCCCCAGAGATTTGGGACGTCAATGACATGAGGACGCCAGTGTCCAGCCCACATTTAT TACAAAGCATGGCTGTAGAGACACCAATTAATGAAGAGCACAAAGAAATTTCATCAAGAGGTCACACAGTAGTGAATCATTTTTCTGTGGAGCACCCTTCAAGCCATGGTAACCATGTTGTAGATGATGGACCAGAGGCGACTTTAAGTGGACATCCTCAATATCATGCTCCTGGGTCTATGTTTGAGAACAATGATCAACTTTGTGTTCATAATGCAAGTGCATGCAATTATGATGTTGTTAGTGAAGTGTCAGCACAGTTGCAATCAAACACAACTGAGAGCAGGGTGCAAACAAATTTAGACTTCAAGTCCCAAGACAATGACCTGTTCAACCAGCATTTCAGTAATTTATCGACTGTACCAAAG ACAGAGGGAAGGAAATCTTCAGGTAGGAGAAGATTCTCTGCGCGTTTTGTTGTGCGGCAAGACTGTATTGGAGACTGCAGTAGACTTTTTGAGACTTACATTAAAGATTTAGGTAGTGAAACCTTGAATTGTGGGGAAGAATCGTCCTTGCACTCTATATTTAAGAATCCGTCAATTCCAGGGCTTGAAGAACCACAGTTAATAGATGCTTTTGAACAG GACACCAATAACTCACCTCAAGGCTCGCTGAGCTCAAGTCACACAGAGTCTCAAAGTGAATGCTTTGTCCAAAAAAATTCGTTGTGTATGGAAGTAAGAGAAGTCAGAGACCAGAAGGAATGTATTATTAAGGGAACTGAAATGGAGGAACCTATAATTGCATGCAAGAAGGCATTGATCTGTTTGGATGCTGCAGCTGGGAGTGCACTCCGGTTATTTTCTAATTTGGAAAATTTGGTTTCTAGAGAAGAGATTTCAAGTGGGCCTGAAGCTGATTTATACCATCATGCAGCAGAGCTGCTACCATCAATAGCAGAGAAGGTTAATGCCATTGCCAAATTGGTGCAAGCCAGCAAGAATAATTTGTGTGGAAAAACTAGAAAGGAATTTTCAACCCTTGAACCTCTGTTAGGAACATTTGCGGAGAATCTCTCATGA